TCATCATGATTTCCGACTTCGACTATGTTGCCTTTTTCTAATACATAGATACGGTCAGCATGCATAATGGTTGAGAGTCGGTGAGCAATAAGTACAGAAATTCTTTCATTGCCTACTGATACATCACGAATAGTTTTAGTAATTTCTTCTTCAGTAATTGAATCAAGTGATGATGTTGCCTCGTCAAAAATAAGAATAGTTGGTTTGCGTAATAATGCTCTGGCAACAGACAGGCGCTGTTTTTCGCCTCCTGAAACCTTTACCCCACCTTCACCAATAACGGTATCGAGCCCTGCCCCACCGCGCGCAAGCAAGTTCTGACATTGTGCAGAAGCAAGTGCACCTAGGCATTCATCGTCAGTTGCATACGGATTCACAAAGAGAAGATTTTCTCGTATCGTGCCAGCAAAAAGTTGAGTATCTTGTGTGACAAATCCAAACTGTCCTCGCAATACATTCATATCTAATGCATGCATCGGAATGTCATTAAAAGTTATCTCCCCTGATTTTGGTGTATATAATCCAACCAATAACTTAACTAAACTAGTTTTTCCTGAGCCTGAGGGACCGACGAAAGCAATCGTCTCCCCCTGAGTTACTTCAAATGTAATATTCTCAAGCGCTGCATTCCCTGCGCTTTTATATTTAAACGAAATATCTTTAAACGCAACGTGTGTAATATTTGGTATCTGAGTACTATTGTCAGGTTTTGGTTCAGACGGCGCGTGCATAATCTCTTCAAAGCGTTTAAGCGCAACCTGCGCCTCTCGATAGCTATTGATAACATTACCAAGCTCCTGGAGTGGCTGAAAAATAAAAAATGAGTATATATAGAGGGAGAAAAATTGGCCAAAGGTGACAATTTTGGCAAATACGAGATAGAGGAGGAATGCCAATATAAGGGTACGCATTAAATTAATAAGCGTTCCTTGTACAAATGAAATACTTCTAATGTAGCGGAGCTTCTTGAGCTCAAGCTTGAGTATTTTATCTGTTGTTGCATTCAGCCGATTTATTTCTTGAGTAACTAATCCCAAACTTTTCACAAGCTCAATATTTCGGAGTGACTCAGTCGTTGATCCAGCTAGTGCTGTTGTTTCAGCTAAAATAATTTTCTGAATCTTTTTCACTTTAGCTGTTAGGGCGTACGATAATCCACCAATAATAGGGATAGTGAGCGCATATACGACAGCGACGCCCCAATAAATTTTGGCAGCGTATATTGTGACAAAAATAAACCCGATAATCGAAACAAACAAGACATTAATGAAAGCATTTATAAATGTCTCACTTGAGGTTCTCACTTTCTGCAACGTACCGAGAGTCTCACCACTGCGCTGGTCTTCAAATACTTCGTATGGCAACGCAAGAGAATGTTCAATGCCATCATTGTAAATCTTTGCACCAGTTCGTTGGGTGACAGTATTTAAATAATAGTCTTGGAAATTTTTCGCGACCCGTGATACAAAGGCCGCACCAACAGCAAGTAACAAAAGATATGATACGCCTCTAAAAAACTCAACAAAAGTAAAAGAGTCAAACTTAGTAGCATAGTCATCTATAATATGGCGAAAAATGAGCGGATCTAGGAGCGAAAAAGTCTGATTAATTGTTGCCAATAGAATAACCCCAACACAGAGCCATGTATGCTGTTTTAAATACGAAACAAGAATCTTCATGCTGTAATTTGAGGAGCTGGTGCGTCCATACCTGCCCAAAGATTAATCGTGCCAATCGAAGCATCACTACTTGCTTTGATATACAAGAACAGCTGCATTTTATATGCTGTTATCATTTTTAACGCATCTAAAATAAAAAATCTTTTCTCTGCAGTCCTGCCCCAGAGTGAGAGTGCTTTTCCTAGTTCAGCATCATCAAATTTCTCATATAGCTCTTTCATTTCTATCTCTTGTTTGTCCATCATTACGGCAAAATTCTCTAGTGTTATTCCTTCTGACTCTGTGATATAGCCAGTAAAACCTTCAGCTCTCTCTTCGAGCACTGCTCGGAACACTCCTTTGCCCATTCTTGCTATGTACTGCATAAGCTCAAGTGTTGTTCTTTGTTTTTCTGTTGGCCTATGATCAAGCCCATCTGGTGATATTTTCTCTCCTAAATGTTTAATAATTCTTATTTCATTGCTAAACGATGACCAGATTTCTTCTTTTGTATACATGTGAATAAAATGATTAATAAGTCCCGCAAGTATAGCAAACTATGCTAAATAGAAAAACCACTCAAAATAAAAACTTAACTTGCCTTAAGTTGTTCATATTCAAAGCATACACACTTAAAACTTACACGGGCAATACATTGTCTGATAAAACATTTATTTTAGGCAAATAAACTCAGTAAAGTAGCGATCCATGCTTGCCATCCTGCTGGCTCATCACCATGATCAACTTGATCGCGCTCTTGTACTGACTGAAGATAATAATCAATCATAGAAGGATCTATTGTCATCCCTGGATACGGTTCTTGACTAGGAGGTACCCGATTAACAACTTTTTGCACTAATACCTTAAGTCTTATATCTGCAAGCCCATATTTTTGAAGCATAATCGTCTGTACCTCTGGATCACCAACTTTGAATACTTCATAGACTATTTTGTCGTAATTACCAAATTGACCGATAGTAGGATCAATGTACATAAATCTGTTGTCAAAGTAGATTTCAAGCCATGCATGATCAACCATATGTTGGTCTTTTTTACTTTCTGGATTCTGAAAAGCAAAGCTGAATCGCTCAACTATTTCATGTGTATTGCCGTGATAGGTAGCACCAATTGGAAGCTCATTATTAAAGAATTTTTGGTTAAGTATTTTTGCCAACGCATAACTTGAAGGGCCACAACCCCACGATGGAATATTATTTTCTTGAGATAAGGCTTTAACTGTTGCAATAAATTCAGGCGAAATATTATCGAGATATGCCCCTATTTCTTGAATTTTTTTATCATCATCATTTTTCCAAAAAATAATAGATTTATTATGAGTTGCAGTTGTATATATCTGCCAACCAAGTTGACCGAGAGTAAGCAAGAGTGTAAAACAAGCAATACAGAAAGTTGCCACAATCTTTCTGTTTATTTTTTTTGTTTGATTTTCCATACAGATCATTCAAAATCCAAATGTCGTATCTATAGTAACTAATTATCTTTCTTGCCTGCTGATTGCGTTGTTGTATGCACATGAATAACAGATTCATCGGGCGACGCGGGAATAATGAGGATTGAGATACCATATGCAATAAGTCCCGGGATGAGGCCTGTCACAAATGACAGAAAAAGAAATACTACTCGAATAAGTACTGGATCTATTTCAAAATACTCTCCTATACCACCACAAATACCACTTACTACTCGATTTGTCTCACTTCGATAAAGTCTTTTCATGTGGGTAGTATAGCAAGTAACAAGTTACCTGACCAAACAAAAAATGCCTTTGGGCATTTTTTGTTTGGTCTTATAATTTTGGACATGTTTCTTGAGTCCAAGTAGTGTAGAGTCCTTGTGTTATCTTGCCCCAAAGGCCATCAACTTTAGTTCCGAGAATTGTTTGAGCTGTCTTAATGCCACTAAGTGATTTTGGTCCAATAATACCATCAGTCACTAGTTCCGGAGTAGCTGCATCTAGTTGATTGACTGCCTTTTGTACCACCTTTGCATCTTCACCTTTGAGTCCAATTTTAACAAGTAAAACAGGAGTTCCAGCAACTTCACATCCAAGCGCAAAGTCACTAGGATCTATTTCATTATCATCGAGGGTACTTGTACAACCTGGATCACTCGGATAATCCATCTTGCCATCACTATCATTATCTTGTCCATCACCGCAACTGTAGGAAATATAGTTACCACCGGAGCCAGCTGGAGGAGCTGGAGTTTCTTCAACAATTACTTCTTCATCAGCTTCATTATCATCATTACTATCGGTACAACCTGGATCATCTGCATCAATAATACTGTCACCATCATTATCAACATCATCTCCGCACTGATAGGTTACAGTATTGCCTGTTGTAAAGGTTTGATCACTAGATGTTGCTATATTGCCACTTGCATCTGTTGATATAAGTGAAACATAGTAAAGCGTACCTGGAGTAAGGCTCTGTAGTGTAACGGAATGACTAGTAACACGAGGTAATGTGTCACTCGTACCAGTCGTTAAACCGTAACTTGTTGTAGTGCCATAGTTTACTAGCGTCGAAGCTAATTCATCAGTTGTCCAAGTGGCTACAGCCGTAGTATCCGTAGGGGAAATTGTAATACTTGATATTACTGGAGCAGTGATATCTGGTGTATCTGGTGTCACTTCTGTATAACTAAAGCCTGCTGAACAACCAGAGACATTACCAGAACTATCAGTTGCCGTTGCTTTAAATGTTGTTGTTGAATTGTCTGCAACTGAGACTGTGAGACCTGGGGAGGCAAATTTATTTGACGTGCCGGAAATAACAACACTTTCGGCACATGCGCTATCTGCGTATATTTTTACTGTTGTACCACTTGGTGCTGTTCCTTTTAGTTTTGGACTATTGTTGTTTGATCCAGAAATTGGATTAGCAGAAGTGATTGTTGGAGTTACCGGTAAAACAATAGCGAGTGTTGTAAAGAAATTATCCGACGAAGCCCCAATATTCCCTGCCGCATCTTTTGATTTTACAGAAAAATGGTACAGCGTATTGGCAGCTAGTCCGGTTATTGTCACGGTATGGTTAGTCACTTTGGGGGAAATATTTGTTTCGCTTGTCGAATTAGTATATGAGGTTGTTGTACCATAATCTACACTGGATGAAGATGCTTCATTAGTAGACCAGGTAATAGTTGCTGTCGTCTGGGTAGATGTAACACCGATTGAAGAAATAACTGGATCAGTAGTATCTGGTGTCACTTCTGTATAACTAAAGCCTGCTGAACAACCAGAGACATTACCAGAACTATCAGTTGCCGTTGCTTTAAATGTTGTTGTTGAATTGTCTGCAACTGAGACTGTGAGACCTGGGGAGGCGAAAGCTGCTGCAGTTCCAGAAGTAACCGCACTGCCAGTACAGCCAGCTGTTGTATAAAGTGCAACAGTCGTGCCTGAGTCAGCAGAGCCTAGAAGCTTCGGGCTTGTATTATTCGATCCAGAAATTGGATTTGAAGAAGTTATAGTAGGCGTGACTGGAGGAATTACAACAGCTGCGTCTGTTGTAAATGTATTATCTGAAGAAGTGCCTGTATTGCCACTTGCATCTTTTGACTTCACATCAAAATGATAGGCCGTATTTTGCGTAAGCCCAGTAATCGTAACTGAATGTTGAGTTACCATTGGCAATACATCCTCTTCAGTTGTTGTTCCGTATGAAATTGTCCTACCATATTCAACAATAGAAGAAGCATTTTCATTAGTATTCCAGGTTATTGTGGCAGATGTTTCACCAGGATCAACCGCAATTGAAGATATAACTGGATCAGTTGTATCTGGCACTACAATATCACTTATAACTACGGTAATTGGATCACTCTGTTCTGATGTATTACCACTTGTATCTGTAGCACTAACCGCGAAGATATAGGTGCCAGCAGAAAGACCAGTAATTGTTGCTGTATTGGTTGTTACTGTTGCAACGACATTGCTTGTTTTATCATTAATGTTATTTTGATTTGCATTTGGAGTCAGTGCACTCTTAATACTGCCACCAAAATCAACAATACTATTAACAACAGTTGAGAATGTACTTTGTTGTTTTGGTCCCGGGCCCGTGGTCGTTTCATCAACCGGCGTTGGCCGCTGCCGCACCGGGGTATCAGAGACTGGAGATGGATCTGCATCAATAACTCTAGCTACCCCAGTAAAATTTTGATTACTGTGGGTGAGTATAAAATAACCACCGCCAATAATAACAGCGAGAAGTAACACTATTTTTGCTGCGTTGTAGTTCGGATTAGAAAAATTCATATTGGTTTTAATTTTAACATACTAATACGATTAAGTTAATTACTACTCGATGCATAACATTCCATGTACAGTTAATTTAAAATTTTTGTAATATTACTATAGCTTTGTGGGCAACCACCTACAATAACATCAGTATATAGTTTTGAAAAAATATCCGGAATAATCTCATCAGCATGCCCTACTTTATGACCCGTATCAGGCCAATGGGTAAATGTTGATGGAATAACAGTCATAATCTGATCAAAAGCACTTTTAACCAATGTGTAGTCAAGTGTAGCATCATCTTCACCATGATAATCATGCATTGGTCCATCGTTCGCATCAAGAAATGTATTAAGCATTGTCATAGTCACACCTCCTGGATGTCCAGCAGCAGAACAAATCCATGATGGTTCACTCATATTACTCAAACTCACTCGCGCATCGCTTGTAATCGCTACATTATTCATGTTATTACCAAGCATATCAGCCGTAAATGAAGTAAGTCCACCTGCCGAGGTACCTGTTGCCACAATTCGATTTTTATCAAAATTATAAAGTCCAGCATTCGCGCGAGCCCATCGCACCGCAGCTGCAAGATCGGTGCCTGCTAAAATTTGATTGGCATTATTAAAATTACCGCCACCTGCACCTCGATAGTTTATCGATGCACATGCCCAACCTCGCATGGTGAAATCCTTGCACCAACCACTGTCAGCCTTATCTCCCCCGCCACCATGTAGATTAAATGCAAGTGGTAATCGTTCGTTGGATTCATTTGGTGGTAAATATAAATCAAGTTTTAAATCAGAATTATCATTATCTGGAGCTGATGCGTATTGAATATTAGCTATTTTAGTTACCTCTGCAAATTCATATATTTCATTACAATAACGAATTGACCCGGTATCATTAGTATTACTTGTTACACAATTTGTCGATCCTCCTATTCCTACATCATTTTGCCCTTCTTCATTGCCGTCTTCATCAATAATCTGATACACCGTATACTCTTCTATCTCACCACTATTATCTATTGATGGATCCCATGTAAGTGTCACGCTAGATGGTGACTGTTCGGTTACTTCAATATCTGTAGGTGGAGTCGGTGGAACTTTATCTTCAATTGATAGCTCTTCACTATCTAGGCCTTCGATCCTGGTAATACTAAATGGCCTGAGCACTACAGCACTTGTACCGGAAAAAGAAACCGAATCCCCATCAATAATTGGAGTAAAGGCATCGGTATTGCGCTCATCGGCACGTCCGTATGTAGAAGAGAGTTTTTGTCCATAGACTTCAGTCAGTGTAATATTCGCACCCGGATCGTTTATTGCCACACCGTCAAATGAAATTGCTGAAAGCGGAATACTTTTATTTGACCAGTTAAATATAAAGTAGAGATTTTCACCACTATTTAAATCCGTAAATCCATAAAGTTGCGCCTGACCGATCGGTACATCAGCTGGGAAAGTTGGCACCACATCGAGCACATCATGGAATCCGTCGAAGACTGGTTTTATAAGTTTATAAGTAAGACCTACTGCATTTAATTTAAGTGCATTTTTTGTGTAATATGAACCATACAGTTCGTCAACAGGAATGGTACTGTCATTGGTATTTGGTTTTGTTTTCGAGACAAGATTTTTTAAACTACCACTAAAACTCATAAGTGAAGCGCTTTTTACCGCATTGTTGTGGTCATCATTAAATTCAGCGATTTTAAATAGCATTTCTCCCATAGTTGCAGCATTTGCGAACGTATTCTCAAATGCAGCCGTTGAAAATTCAGGATTGATAGTACTTTGATCATAATTATTTATATTGATCTGCGTGGCACGAAATCCGCGAGCTGGTCCGAAGTACGAGGTATATGCATCGAGTACATTGGGCACATGCACGTCGAGCATTTCACGTGCACGGTCTCGAAAGCAGGCAAATATATCAAATCCTGTCACCTCAGGATTATTGACTGGATCACATACCTCGTCAGTATTTACAAATCCATCGGTCCACAAATACGCACCAATGTCTAGTTTGTCGATATCAGCAAACGCAGTCCGGATTGCAGCATTCCAATTCGAACTTACACCATAGTCAGCCTGATTTGGATTAGGCACTACTGTGTGAAGTTGAATACGGATATCAGGATAGTTCTGTTGAATTGCGAGTGCGATTGGATGAACACGAGCAATGAAATGATCAACGTCAGGAAATGCAACTTGGCCGTTTTCTCGTGATGGAGCATTGGGGCCACATTCAGAACAAAGCTGGACTCCCTCCACGACAATTCCTTGATCAATAAGTCCCTGGATAGCAGAGAGGCTCTCACTAATTGCAAGATTGATACTTGCCGAATCAACAGGCACTGGTGCTGTCAAACCAACCGCACTTTGTGTAACAACGTTCAAACTATACGTCACCACTGGACGGCGAATATTTTGGGCGAGATCAATGTATTTATCATAGAAGCGAGTAAACGGATTCCCATTGCTACCATTAAATGTGGTTGAGTAAGACATTTCCGTATCCTTAGTGCCATCGCTATTCCAAAATTCGTTTTCTTCAAAAATAAGTCCCATACCTGGTCCGTCGTGGTGAGCGTAGTTAGAAGTTACGCCTGGATGGATACGGAGCATGTTAATACCAGTATCAGAAAAAATCTTTCGGATATCAGTATTGGAAGTATCAAAAAGCGTGCCCGCGCCCGTATCAAATCCAGTAGAGAGGAGTGACGGCAATACTGCACCTTCTTCAATTGGACCTCCAAGATCAATCACCTGAGCACGGTTAAAAAAATTCCTTATACTAGTGTTGAAAACTATAAAAATCCCAAGAGCAACAACAGCAAGAACTAGTAAAGTAAACTTGATGGCATCGTTATGATGATTTTTTAAAAAGGTAAGCATGTATTGATAGTATAGCAGTTTCTTATTTTTTTTCGCTATAGCAACGCTTGTCCTAGTCAATAATATGGGAAAGATTGCTATAACTTTGAGGACAGCTCTCAACTATAAGTTCTTTGTATGCAGTGGGTATCACTATTTTATCCATTGCAGCATCTTCTCCTAGTCCATGCCCTGAATCATCAAAACATTTGAAATAACTTGGGATACCAAAGCTTTGCATAATTCCAAGCGCTTCATCACCATCATCATTTTGTGAATCATCTGGATCTGAACAGTGCCAACCATGAGTCGTATCTTCACCTCCCAAGAAAAACACAGATGGCGGATCATTGGCATCAATATAGTCATAAGCAAAAGGTGCAAGTGGTCCAGACGTACTCGTCACCATACAACTCCATGATGGGACAATACTACTTTGATACATTTGGTTATCTCTGTTAACTAGTGCATCACTTGATGGGTAAAAAGATGCATCATTAGCCGTAGCCGCAGCGAGCATCGAAGTGATTCCTCCAGCAGAAGTCCCCGCTAGTAGTATTTTATTTGGGTCAATGCCATATTCACTAGCATGAATTCGGGCAAATCGTATAAGTGCAAGCATATCTGAGGCTGCATGCTTCTGCTCTGACATGGTAAAACCCATATTTGTGTGATCAGTTCGATAGTCACCTGAGATGCAAACATAGCCAAGACGGGCAGCTTCATTGCATGGCGCTGCTCCACCTTCAGCTTCTCCTCCACCTCCATGCATAAATATTTTAAGTGGACGGTTAGTTACAATATCGGAAAGCGGTGGTGTATACAGATCAAAACTCAAATTATAAGTTTCTGAAAACTCTCTTGAAATTGGATCTGGTATCTCTGATTGGTCAAAAATCTCATTGCAGTAGCGGAGTGTACCTGGAGTACCAGCCACATCTGGATCACAAATTGGAATTTCCTCTTCATCTTCGCCAGTAATTTGGTATACCGTATATTCTGCTACATCACCACTATCATCGGATGAAGGATCCCATGAGAGAGTGGCTGATGATGACGTTGTTGATTGAACAGCAAGATTGGTAGGGATGGATGGTGCAATC
The Candidatus Nomurabacteria bacterium genome window above contains:
- a CDS encoding ABC transporter ATP-binding protein, whose translation is MKILVSYLKQHTWLCVGVILLATINQTFSLLDPLIFRHIIDDYATKFDSFTFVEFFRGVSYLLLLAVGAAFVSRVAKNFQDYYLNTVTQRTGAKIYNDGIEHSLALPYEVFEDQRSGETLGTLQKVRTSSETFINAFINVLFVSIIGFIFVTIYAAKIYWGVAVVYALTIPIIGGLSYALTAKVKKIQKIILAETTALAGSTTESLRNIELVKSLGLVTQEINRLNATTDKILKLELKKLRYIRSISFVQGTLINLMRTLILAFLLYLVFAKIVTFGQFFSLYIYSFFIFQPLQELGNVINSYREAQVALKRFEEIMHAPSEPKPDNSTQIPNITHVAFKDISFKYKSAGNAALENITFEVTQGETIAFVGPSGSGKTSLVKLLVGLYTPKSGEITFNDIPMHALDMNVLRGQFGFVTQDTQLFAGTIRENLLFVNPYATDDECLGALASAQCQNLLARGGAGLDTVIGEGGVKVSGGEKQRLSVARALLRKPTILIFDEATSSLDSITEEEITKTIRDVSVGNERISVLIAHRLSTIMHADRIYVLEKGNIVEVGNHDELLDKKGLYFAMWRQQIGERV
- a CDS encoding PspC domain-containing protein; protein product: MKRLYRSETNRVVSGICGGIGEYFEIDPVLIRVVFLFLSFVTGLIPGLIAYGISILIIPASPDESVIHVHTTTQSAGKKDN
- a CDS encoding alpha/beta hydrolase fold domain-containing protein; the encoded protein is MFYFLRNPQYDVVKLFFFIVAIIALGVFIVFNTNLRNNFNPAQVIDLIAPSIPTNLAVQSTTSSSATLSWDPSSDDSGDVAEYTVYQITGEDEEEIPICDPDVAGTPGTLRYCNEIFDQSEIPDPISREFSETYNLSFDLYTPPLSDIVTNRPLKIFMHGGGGEAEGGAAPCNEAARLGYVCISGDYRTDHTNMGFTMSEQKHAASDMLALIRFARIHASEYGIDPNKILLAGTSAGGITSMLAAATANDASFYPSSDALVNRDNQMYQSSIVPSWSCMVTSTSGPLAPFAYDYIDANDPPSVFFLGGEDTTHGWHCSDPDDSQNDDGDEALGIMQSFGIPSYFKCFDDSGHGLGEDAAMDKIVIPTAYKELIVESCPQSYSNLSHIID
- a CDS encoding fibronectin type III domain-containing protein, with the translated sequence MNFSNPNYNAAKIVLLLAVIIGGGYFILTHSNQNFTGVARVIDADPSPVSDTPVRQRPTPVDETTTGPGPKQQSTFSTVVNSIVDFGGSIKSALTPNANQNNINDKTSNVVATVTTNTATITGLSAGTYIFAVSATDTSGNTSEQSDPITVVISDIVVPDTTDPVISSIAVDPGETSATITWNTNENASSIVEYGRTISYGTTTEEDVLPMVTQHSVTITGLTQNTAYHFDVKSKDASGNTGTSSDNTFTTDAAVVIPPVTPTITSSNPISGSNNTSPKLLGSADSGTTVALYTTAGCTGSAVTSGTAAAFASPGLTVSVADNSTTTFKATATDSSGNVSGCSAGFSYTEVTPDTTDPVISSIGVTSTQTTATITWSTNEASSSSVDYGTTTSYTNSTSETNISPKVTNHTVTITGLAANTLYHFSVKSKDAAGNIGASSDNFFTTLAIVLPVTPTITSANPISGSNNNSPKLKGTAPSGTTVKIYADSACAESVVISGTSNKFASPGLTVSVADNSTTTFKATATDSSGNVSGCSAGFSYTEVTPDTPDITAPVISSITISPTDTTAVATWTTDELASTLVNYGTTTSYGLTTGTSDTLPRVTSHSVTLQSLTPGTLYYVSLISTDASGNIATSSDQTFTTGNTVTYQCGDDVDNDGDSIIDADDPGCTDSNDDNEADEEVIVEETPAPPAGSGGNYISYSCGDGQDNDSDGKMDYPSDPGCTSTLDDNEIDPSDFALGCEVAGTPVLLVKIGLKGEDAKVVQKAVNQLDAATPELVTDGIIGPKSLSGIKTAQTILGTKVDGLWGKITQGLYTTWTQETCPKL